The window GTATGTTATGATCTCCGGCCGAGGTACGGAGTTGTACTTTAATGCGCTCTAATAATTCCTCAAAATGAAAGGGTTTTTTTATGAAGTCGTTGGCTCCTGCCTGCAGTCCAAACACAGTTTCACTAACTGTATCTTTAGCGGTAAGGAAAATAATAGGAGTGATTTGATGCTTTTTTCTGAATTGTCTGCAGATTTCAATCCCGCTTACCCCGGGTAGCATCCAGTCGAGTAAAAGTAAATCGTAATCTCCCGACATTGCCATATCAAGTCCACTAGTACCTTCTTCAGCTACTTCTACTGTATACAGCTCTTCTTCAAGACCTTGCTTAAGAAAGTTTGCTATGCCCGGTTCATCTTCGACTATTAAAATTCGCATACTACAAAGGAAATATAAATCAGAAATATAATCAACGAACCATCCTTAAGATTTGCTTAATTTTTGAAGATATAAATATGCCGGGCAACTTTTTTATAACTGTATTTCAGTTATTTAATTAACTCATGAAATATTATGAATTCTACCTATATTCTAATTAATGTTGATTATTTGTCTATTGTATAATCAGCCCTTTAATAATAATATACTTTAAATTTAGGTATAGAAATATTCCGCTTTCCTTGCGCCACATACCTCTATCAGGAAAACGTACAAAACATTATTAACCAAACTTTATTTTTATGAAAATCCGTATTCTATTTATTAAAAGCAGTTATGTGTTTATAGCTATAGCCCTTGTGCTGGTTTTGAGCTATATGGGAAGTTGCATTTCTGAATGGTATAAATAACAGAATCAGGCAATTTAGTAACGGACGCTTGTATCTCAGAATCCGAAGACATTTTTACCATCGAGCCATCAGAAAATTTAGATGTTTCTATTTCTTTAGAGGTTAGGATTAAATAGTTCAGAACCTATTTTTACAGGTTTCTTGGTTATTACAACTACTGTACATTAACTTAACTTTCTATAAAGCTTTAAACGTCTGTTATGACGGATCTATAAACTCCCCGGACTTGGCTTGTTGTTTTTTATCTTCAAGCAACGCTGGCATAGTACCAAAAATATAATCCCATAAAGGCGATGACACCCCAAAGGCTCTTTCCGGTTGTCTGTAATGATGTATAGCATGGTGATGCCATAATATTTTCAGGAAATTATCCGGCACCTTAAAAATATGTACGCTGTAATGAATTGCCAGATACCCGGTATACCCCATTAAAAATCCGGCTAGAAACCCAAAAACATAATCGCCCATAATGGCGCGGTAGATGATAAAAAAGAAGGTTGCCAGAATTAAAGCCAGAATCGGTGGCATGGCCAAACGCTTTTTATCTTTGGGATAATCGTGATGTACCCCGTGAACTTTGTGACTGAATTCTTCCATTTTTTGCGTCTGTGGATGATATAAAAAGCGATGCATCAGATACTCCACAAGGGTAAAAATAAACATCCCTGCAAAGAATAAAACTATCATTACAGGTGTTGTAAATCCTTTTTCTATAATCCCATAATAAATAAGACATGCCGAGATGATGGTATATAAAATTAAAGGAATCGCTATATGCGTTTTGGTTAATTGCTCAAGAAATGGA of the Zhouia spongiae genome contains:
- a CDS encoding response regulator transcription factor: MRILIVEDEPGIANFLKQGLEEELYTVEVAEEGTSGLDMAMSGDYDLLLLDWMLPGVSGIEICRQFRKKHQITPIIFLTAKDTVSETVFGLQAGANDFIKKPFHFEELLERIKVQLRTSAGDHNILELGPIVLNKDIHRVFRDDKEVVLTQKEFALLGYLLRNKGKVCTRTKIIENVWDIHFQYNTGVIDVYINSLRKKLNLTDKENYIQTVRGVGYIATEK
- a CDS encoding sterol desaturase family protein, translated to MSTKRNKRPKHKGSGTIFKNPFLEQLTKTHIAIPLILYTIISACLIYYGIIEKGFTTPVMIVLFFAGMFIFTLVEYLMHRFLYHPQTQKMEEFSHKVHGVHHDYPKDKKRLAMPPILALILATFFFIIYRAIMGDYVFGFLAGFLMGYTGYLAIHYSVHIFKVPDNFLKILWHHHAIHHYRQPERAFGVSSPLWDYIFGTMPALLEDKKQQAKSGEFIDPS